The genomic window CCTCAATAACCATCAAACATTATGGCAAGAGCACCGCCACAAATAAAACCGCTACGCGGTGTCCGAACGAAGGTTTAGCAAATTAAACCTCCCTCAATGAATCCATGAAAACCAAGAACATTCAGCAATATCAAAGAGAGTCAAGAAAATGACCAAGAATATCCAAAGTAATCAAGCAATCCCAGTTAATCAGGCAGTCCCAGTTAATCAGGCAATCCCTGGTAATCAGGCAGTCCAAGATAATCAACTGTTACCAAGCAATGAATCGTTACCAGAAAATGAAGTAGTAACAAACGAATTTAATGAATTTTGTAGTCCAGCCTTCATAGATCCGAATGGCCGGCTTCCTCGGATTCAAGCAGTACGCGGAGAAGACCCCAAACAATTCGGTTATTTCGTACCCTTCTCTGAAATGGCATCCAGCCGGTTGGTCAGATTTTGATGAATCCCAAATTACCGACTACACCTTTCAATCAGGAGTAATTGAAAAAGGTTTATTGTTACAAAACCCCCGAATGCTGGTTTGTCCAAAATCACCACTCTTAGCAGTAGACCGGCAGCAAACAAAAGAAACGCAAAGCACAGTCATCCTTGGGGAATACCGACACTACAAAGGTCAAGAGAACGTAACGAATGTTCAGTTTTTCCAGATTTTCTTACTCAACCAACAAAACC from Ancylothrix sp. D3o includes these protein-coding regions:
- a CDS encoding DUF5895 domain-containing protein — protein: MTKNIQSNQAIPVNQAVPVNQAIPGNQAVQDNQLLPSNESLPENEVVTNEFNEFCSPAFIDPNGRLPRIQAVRGEDPKQFGYFVPFSEMASSRLVRF